One region of Acidobacteriota bacterium genomic DNA includes:
- a CDS encoding 2-oxoacid:acceptor oxidoreductase subunit alpha — MTNLSDSTVAEERDSAAGERTNDLTIHVATVNGSGSQSSNNVLMRAIFQMGIPVSGKNLFPSNIAGLPTWFTIRASSEGWTGRRRNVDVLVCMNPATGADDVKALNPGAICIFDDALGLEGSRDDVTFYPIPFSKIAGEVTSDSRLRKLIANMVYVGVVAWMIGIDREELVSAVERQFSGKAKAVELNVEAIDKGIAYAADNLEPQVAHRLQRMDKTRGQILIDGNSAAALGAMFGGVTVATWYPITPSSSLCEALIEYLKAYRLADDGKATFAVVQAEDEISAIGMVIGAAWAGARSMTATSGPGISLMTEFAGLGYFAEIPAVVWDIQRIGPSTGLPTRTSQGDLLQVAHLSHGDTEHIVLFPGSVAECFEFAMKALDFAELFQTPVFVLSDLDLGMNSWMSEPFEYPTEPINRGKVLTAEKLKELGGKWGRYLDVDGDGIPWRTLPGTDHPDAAYFTRGSGHNEEARYTEKPEDYVNLMERLRKKFETARGHVPRPVIEREEGARVGLIAFGSSDVAVQEARHVLRRDHDLATSYLRLRALPFTKDLEAFVADHDRIYVIEQNRDGQLRSLIRLELKGDPDLRSILHFDGLPLYARFVVESVVAMEGEKRNG, encoded by the coding sequence ATGACCAACCTCTCCGATTCAACGGTGGCCGAGGAGCGTGACTCGGCCGCAGGTGAACGGACAAACGATCTCACCATCCACGTGGCGACCGTCAACGGATCGGGTTCCCAGTCGTCGAATAATGTACTGATGCGCGCCATCTTCCAGATGGGCATTCCCGTCAGCGGAAAGAATCTCTTTCCCTCTAACATTGCGGGGCTGCCGACCTGGTTCACGATCCGTGCGAGCTCCGAAGGATGGACCGGCCGGCGGCGCAACGTCGACGTCCTCGTCTGTATGAATCCGGCTACGGGAGCGGACGACGTGAAAGCGCTCAACCCGGGCGCGATCTGCATTTTCGACGACGCCCTCGGTCTCGAGGGATCGAGGGATGACGTCACGTTCTACCCGATTCCCTTCTCGAAGATCGCCGGCGAGGTCACCTCGGACTCGAGGCTTCGCAAGCTGATCGCGAACATGGTCTACGTCGGGGTGGTCGCGTGGATGATCGGAATCGATCGGGAGGAGCTCGTCAGCGCAGTCGAGCGACAGTTCAGCGGCAAGGCGAAAGCGGTCGAGCTGAACGTCGAGGCGATCGACAAGGGGATCGCATATGCCGCCGACAATCTCGAGCCCCAGGTCGCCCATCGCCTGCAGCGGATGGACAAGACCCGGGGACAGATCCTGATCGACGGAAACTCTGCGGCGGCGCTCGGAGCGATGTTCGGCGGGGTCACGGTCGCCACCTGGTATCCGATCACCCCCTCGTCCTCGCTCTGCGAAGCGCTCATCGAATATCTCAAGGCCTACCGTCTCGCCGATGACGGTAAGGCGACGTTCGCGGTGGTGCAGGCCGAGGACGAGATCTCCGCGATCGGCATGGTGATCGGGGCCGCCTGGGCGGGGGCGCGTTCGATGACGGCCACCTCCGGACCGGGAATCTCGCTCATGACCGAATTCGCCGGGCTCGGATATTTCGCCGAGATCCCGGCGGTCGTCTGGGACATTCAGAGAATCGGGCCGTCCACAGGCCTTCCCACGAGGACCAGCCAGGGGGACCTGCTCCAGGTCGCACATCTGTCGCACGGTGACACCGAGCACATCGTGCTGTTTCCCGGATCCGTTGCCGAGTGCTTCGAATTCGCGATGAAGGCGCTCGATTTCGCCGAGCTCTTTCAGACGCCCGTGTTCGTCCTCTCCGATCTCGATCTGGGGATGAACAGCTGGATGTCGGAGCCGTTCGAGTATCCGACCGAGCCGATCAACCGCGGGAAGGTCCTGACGGCGGAGAAGCTGAAAGAGCTCGGGGGCAAGTGGGGGCGGTATCTCGACGTCGACGGAGACGGGATTCCCTGGCGGACTCTTCCCGGCACCGATCATCCCGACGCCGCCTACTTCACCAGAGGCTCGGGCCACAACGAGGAAGCTCGTTACACCGAAAAGCCCGAGGATTACGTCAATCTGATGGAACGGCTCAGGAAGAAATTCGAAACGGCGCGAGGACATGTCCCGCGGCCGGTGATCGAACGGGAGGAAGGGGCAAGAGTCGGTCTGATCGCTTTCGGTTCGAGCGACGTTGCCGTTCAGGAGGCGCGACACGTTCTGCGACGGGATCATGATCTCGCGACCAGTTACCTGAGACTTCGCGCTCTTCCGTTCACGAAGGATCTCGAGGCGTTCGTCGCCGATCACGACCGGATCTACGTCATCGAACAGAACCGCGACGGGCAGCTACGCTCCCTGATCCGCCTCGAGCTGAAGGGTGACCCGGATCTGAGAAGTATTCTTCACTTCGACGGGTTACCACTCTATGCGCGGTTCGTCGTCGAATCGGTGGTTGCGATGGAGGGGGAGAAGCGAAATGGCTGA
- a CDS encoding pyridoxal phosphate-dependent aminotransferase: MARIKLRAEVMSLDLSKRGREMPASPIRDLVPFADAAKRRGVHVYHLNIGQPDLDTPPELRERLSRIDATCLSYTPATGTEEFLQTMRRYYAGLGIRLRTDQILGTTGASEAILFAMIACADPGDDVMVVEPFYANYRGFAQMASLGVTAVTSRGRDGFHLPDRHVWDRQLTPRTRIVIICNPNNPTGAVYHREELDMVAEFCREKGLFLLSDEVYREFTFDGRRPISALELDEMDELLIVVDSLSKRYSSCGIRLGCLVTRNRDVYLSCARMAQARLAPPGLAQYLAIGISDLEQRYLAAVREEYQLRRDYLYDALRKIPGVFLRKPEGAFYFIAQLPIEDSTDFCRWMLAEFSLEGATVMLAPARGFYDHPGLGHDEVRIAYVLGVPELEKAVAALTAGLEAYRVAHDLPPFASEKLVSGS; this comes from the coding sequence ATGGCACGGATCAAGCTTCGAGCGGAAGTGATGAGTCTCGACCTTTCGAAGCGGGGGAGGGAGATGCCTGCGTCCCCGATTCGGGATCTCGTTCCGTTTGCGGATGCGGCGAAACGCCGCGGGGTCCACGTTTACCATCTGAACATCGGGCAACCCGATCTCGATACGCCGCCGGAGCTGAGGGAGAGGCTCAGCCGGATCGATGCGACGTGTCTGAGTTACACGCCGGCGACCGGAACCGAAGAGTTCCTCCAGACGATGAGGCGTTACTACGCCGGGCTCGGCATCCGTTTGAGGACCGATCAGATTCTCGGGACGACGGGTGCGAGCGAAGCGATTCTCTTTGCGATGATCGCGTGCGCGGACCCGGGAGACGACGTCATGGTGGTCGAGCCGTTCTATGCGAACTATCGAGGGTTTGCCCAGATGGCCTCGCTCGGCGTGACCGCGGTCACTTCGCGGGGTCGGGACGGCTTTCATCTCCCCGATCGACATGTCTGGGACCGTCAGCTCACGCCGCGGACGCGGATCGTCATCATCTGCAATCCCAACAACCCGACCGGCGCCGTCTATCACCGGGAGGAGCTCGACATGGTCGCCGAGTTCTGCCGGGAGAAAGGACTCTTCCTCCTCTCGGACGAGGTCTATCGGGAATTCACATTCGACGGGCGCCGTCCGATCTCGGCTCTGGAGCTCGACGAGATGGACGAGCTCCTGATCGTCGTCGACAGCCTTTCCAAGCGTTACAGCTCGTGCGGAATCAGACTCGGATGCCTGGTAACCCGAAATCGGGATGTCTATCTCTCCTGTGCGCGGATGGCGCAGGCCCGGCTCGCACCGCCCGGTCTGGCTCAGTACCTCGCGATCGGAATCAGCGACCTCGAGCAACGGTATCTCGCCGCCGTGAGAGAGGAGTACCAGCTTCGAAGAGACTACCTCTACGACGCGCTTCGCAAGATCCCGGGAGTCTTCCTGAGAAAGCCGGAGGGAGCCTTCTATTTCATCGCACAGCTTCCGATCGAAGACAGTACCGACTTCTGCAGATGGATGCTGGCGGAGTTCAGTCTCGAGGGGGCGACCGTCATGCTGGCCCCCGCCAGGGGGTTCTACGATCATCCGGGTCTCGGTCACGACGAGGTGCGGATCGCGTACGTTCTGGGAGTTCCGGAGCTCGAGAAGGCGGTGGCGGCGTTGACGGCGGGCCTCGAGGCCTACCGGGTTGCGCACGACCTCCCCCCCTTTGCTTCGGAGAAACTCGTTTCCGGCAGTTGA
- a CDS encoding prepilin-type N-terminal cleavage/methylation domain-containing protein has translation MKKDVSNARGDSGFTIIELLVVVLIVGILSAIAIVNYVNALDKAKQRQTIADIREMAMAWERYSIDHNTYAVSAAYVFPDEPVAYPDLVAAMVPTYSKTFHQFDGWGNSYEFSLDGDRYAIRSKGKDGVADDDYENPDPRDYDTDIVFSSGSFVVYPAE, from the coding sequence ATGAAGAAAGATGTAAGTAATGCCCGGGGTGATTCCGGATTCACGATCATCGAGCTTCTCGTGGTCGTCCTGATTGTTGGGATCCTCTCCGCGATTGCAATCGTCAACTACGTCAACGCGCTCGACAAGGCGAAACAGCGCCAGACGATCGCCGACATCCGCGAGATGGCGATGGCGTGGGAACGCTACTCGATCGATCACAACACCTACGCGGTCTCGGCAGCTTACGTATTTCCCGATGAGCCGGTCGCGTATCCGGATCTCGTCGCGGCGATGGTTCCAACCTACTCGAAAACTTTTCACCAGTTCGATGGCTGGGGCAATAGCTATGAGTTCTCACTCGACGGAGACCGATATGCGATTCGATCGAAGGGGAAGGACGGCGTCGCGGACGACGATTACGAGAATCCGGATCCGCGTGATTACGACACCGACATCGTCTTTTCTTCGGGATCGTTCGTCGTCTATCCGGCTGAATGA
- a CDS encoding AI-2E family transporter has product MDERSSDERQEELLLFAKKALIVAAIIVGLVLAWSIRYILLLIYISAVLAAGISPVVRRVRVIGRAWLGRRIRKGVAVFVVYLPLLIFAAIFFAVIVPTMVLEVQEMASDLPALIEQNLLGPARAYGVPVDAIVAWFERYGNASPNQLFSYVWNVVAVVTAIVATLFMVAYMLVDADRLRSVFLLLFPASSRSARQATIRRVSRRMSSWLGGQITLAAIVGLATGIGATALGIPYAVPLALIAAVGEVVPVIGPIVGAVPLCLVALLQSPSHFWAALVLAILIQQVENYLLVPRIMGHKVSISPLAVFIAFLIGATLFGIIGAILAVPTAAIIQVIFEESFLARRERRKSGDRTGVVVATDHKKRMR; this is encoded by the coding sequence ATGGATGAGCGGTCGAGCGACGAACGACAGGAGGAGCTGCTTCTGTTCGCGAAGAAGGCTCTCATCGTCGCCGCGATTATTGTAGGGCTCGTTCTTGCGTGGTCGATTCGCTACATTCTTCTCCTGATTTACATCTCGGCAGTTCTCGCCGCAGGAATCTCGCCGGTCGTTCGGAGAGTGCGTGTCATCGGGAGAGCGTGGCTGGGGCGGCGGATCCGAAAAGGTGTGGCGGTGTTCGTGGTCTACCTTCCGCTTCTCATTTTCGCCGCGATTTTCTTCGCGGTAATCGTTCCGACGATGGTCCTCGAAGTCCAGGAGATGGCGTCCGATCTTCCGGCGCTGATCGAGCAGAATCTGCTCGGGCCCGCTCGGGCTTACGGAGTTCCCGTCGACGCAATCGTCGCGTGGTTCGAGCGGTACGGGAACGCGAGCCCGAACCAGCTCTTCAGTTATGTCTGGAACGTCGTGGCGGTCGTGACGGCGATCGTTGCGACTCTCTTCATGGTCGCCTACATGCTGGTCGATGCCGATCGGTTGCGGAGCGTCTTTCTTCTTCTCTTTCCGGCGAGCAGCCGTTCGGCCCGGCAGGCGACGATTCGGAGGGTCTCGCGACGGATGAGCTCGTGGCTCGGCGGCCAGATCACACTCGCGGCGATCGTCGGCCTGGCCACCGGCATCGGGGCGACGGCCCTCGGGATTCCCTACGCGGTACCTCTCGCCCTGATCGCGGCGGTGGGGGAGGTCGTTCCGGTCATCGGACCGATCGTGGGCGCGGTTCCGCTTTGTCTGGTGGCGCTTCTCCAGTCACCCAGCCATTTCTGGGCGGCTCTGGTGCTCGCGATTCTGATTCAGCAGGTCGAGAACTATCTGCTGGTCCCGAGAATCATGGGGCACAAGGTGTCGATCTCTCCGCTGGCAGTCTTCATTGCGTTTCTCATCGGAGCGACTCTTTTCGGGATCATCGGTGCGATCCTGGCAGTTCCCACGGCGGCGATCATTCAGGTGATTTTCGAGGAGTCGTTTCTCGCGCGGCGCGAGCGAAGGAAGAGCGGCGATCGAACAGGCGTCGTCGTCGCGACGGATCACAAGAAGCGTATGCGCTGA
- a CDS encoding carotenoid 1,2-hydratase produces MSRWILAAALLVAWSPEAQERTRAKSPAEIAPPVREGWKAAEPGYEFRFPRDHGAHRDFSTEWWYFTGHLRSDEGLRFGFELTFFRVGVVPPPKRRISESAWELEEIMLAHFAVTDLEDGDFRYYEKLNRGSPFTADAATDRLDVFNEGWRARLTSDGTIELKASVDEGDGLSLRLRPEKDPVVNGVDGVSLKAEGVGYSSHYYSLTRLSATGELRDEGNVMDVTGSAWMDHEFGSAVLRSDQVGWDWFSLQLDDGTELMLYQIRREDGSREPMSSGSFVARSGEVIHLRSEDFLIEDLEHWTSSETAAAYPVRWRVIAGAIGLDLEVRALQKNQELVTRSSTGITYWEGMVSAAGRSGGTPVRGRGYVEMTGYAEIFSIVGQR; encoded by the coding sequence ATGAGTCGCTGGATCCTGGCGGCGGCGCTCCTGGTCGCATGGAGCCCGGAGGCGCAGGAGAGAACGCGCGCGAAGTCCCCCGCGGAGATTGCCCCTCCGGTGCGCGAGGGTTGGAAGGCAGCCGAGCCCGGCTACGAATTCCGTTTTCCGCGCGATCACGGCGCCCATCGCGATTTCAGTACGGAGTGGTGGTACTTCACCGGACACCTGCGAAGCGACGAGGGATTGCGCTTCGGATTCGAGCTGACCTTCTTCCGAGTCGGTGTGGTTCCACCTCCGAAGAGGCGGATCAGCGAAAGCGCGTGGGAGCTCGAGGAGATCATGCTGGCACACTTCGCTGTGACGGATCTGGAGGACGGAGATTTCCGATATTACGAAAAGCTGAATCGCGGCAGCCCGTTCACCGCCGACGCGGCGACCGATCGTCTCGATGTCTTCAACGAAGGATGGCGCGCGAGGCTGACTTCGGACGGCACGATCGAGCTGAAGGCGTCGGTCGACGAGGGCGACGGTCTGAGCCTCCGGCTCCGACCTGAGAAGGATCCCGTGGTGAACGGGGTCGATGGTGTGAGTCTCAAGGCCGAAGGGGTTGGCTATAGCTCGCACTACTACTCGCTGACCAGGCTTTCCGCGACGGGGGAGCTGCGAGACGAGGGAAACGTAATGGATGTGACGGGCTCGGCGTGGATGGATCACGAGTTCGGCAGCGCGGTTCTCCGCAGCGACCAGGTCGGATGGGACTGGTTCTCGCTGCAACTCGACGATGGTACGGAGCTGATGCTGTATCAGATCCGGCGGGAGGACGGGTCGAGGGAGCCGATGTCATCCGGTTCCTTCGTTGCGCGAAGCGGAGAAGTGATTCATCTCCGGAGCGAGGACTTCCTGATCGAAGATCTCGAGCACTGGACTTCGAGCGAAACCGCGGCGGCATATCCGGTACGATGGAGAGTGATCGCTGGGGCAATCGGGCTCGATCTCGAAGTGCGTGCGTTGCAGAAGAATCAGGAGCTCGTCACCCGCTCGTCGACGGGTATCACCTACTGGGAAGGGATGGTCTCGGCGGCCGGGAGGTCGGGGGGTACGCCTGTACGAGGTCGAGGATATGTCGAGATGACCGGCTACGCGGAGATCTTCAGTATCGTCGGGCAGCGTTGA
- a CDS encoding ABC transporter permease, producing the protein MYRDGGWSGGVRVTALRVLFRALVARFSRRDLARLAMTLSGIAIGVATLLSIQLVNASALRSFSETVELVAGRANWQIASDVGAMDERTLLRLRHLWPLGVRFAPVIDRDGMYESSEPIRILAVDLLSDIHFRDYRYATVMRANREARSEDAAWFLELFEDDSVVLPDRFAESHGLRVGQRVRLELNGRSVAFTLRGILESEGPGAAFGGNIAILDIATAQRAFGLGGELSRIDLMIPAGIEESVVEDLRGSLRTPLRIERPSRRSERAVEMLEAFRTNLTALAGISVLVGMFLVHNTVLLSYLRRRRTVAMLRTLGVSRSQIATVFVLEGVLLGVLGSLLGIALGVLMARSILSAVSGTINALYLPTNPSSVNLTPELVLSAFAIGVAVSLLSSLQPALEASRSSPLQHRLNAMVGRVSTGRIWLFAGAAVATAIVAWLLSLVPPIDGRPLGGYGSVLAIVVTMVLGTPAVLYLSARFLRPVLNRLWGVVGAISAGSAIASLRRIAVATAALATAVAMVIAVALMVGSFRSTVEIWMGQTLQSDLWIRPARDLSNAAAATFPAAIASDIEKIGLIAAFDRIRGRELIWNDLPIYVGGSDFDVASQYGQLPMLDGVPRSVALREAVDSNGVVISESLARRHRLDRGSEIELPVRDGLRRFPVTGVYRDYSTDRGVVVMDRRLYERLYSDDGISTIAVYLRDGVDPEEAGVEIQRELSEWNAFVFTNRTIRLEVMKIFDETFRVTWVLLAIAVAVAVLGTFNTLGAIILERKREIALLRVAGLTRRQIRTMIVLESVPIGLTAIVIGAAAGWVIALVLVYVINVQSFGWTIDFSPPWNTIVFTALIVAASVLASGMFAAKLVDTIDPAREVRAE; encoded by the coding sequence ATGTATCGAGATGGTGGATGGAGTGGTGGTGTCCGGGTGACCGCGCTGAGGGTACTCTTCCGTGCTCTCGTCGCTCGGTTCTCGCGCCGGGACCTGGCCCGGCTGGCGATGACGCTCTCCGGAATCGCGATCGGAGTCGCGACGCTGCTTTCGATCCAGCTCGTCAACGCGAGCGCGCTCCGCTCCTTTTCCGAGACGGTCGAGCTGGTGGCGGGGAGGGCGAACTGGCAGATTGCCTCCGACGTCGGCGCGATGGATGAGCGAACCCTGCTTCGCCTCCGGCACCTCTGGCCGCTCGGGGTGCGCTTCGCGCCGGTGATCGACCGGGACGGGATGTATGAGTCGTCGGAGCCGATTCGGATTCTTGCAGTCGATCTACTCTCGGACATCCATTTTCGCGACTACCGTTACGCCACGGTGATGCGGGCGAACCGCGAAGCGCGGTCGGAGGACGCAGCCTGGTTTCTCGAGCTGTTCGAGGACGACTCGGTGGTACTGCCCGATCGTTTCGCGGAATCTCACGGGCTCAGAGTCGGCCAGCGCGTGCGGCTGGAGCTGAACGGCCGGAGCGTCGCGTTCACGCTGCGCGGAATACTGGAGAGCGAAGGACCGGGAGCCGCATTCGGCGGCAACATCGCGATCCTCGACATCGCCACTGCGCAGAGAGCTTTCGGCCTCGGAGGTGAGCTCAGTCGAATCGATCTGATGATTCCGGCCGGGATCGAGGAATCGGTCGTCGAGGATCTGCGCGGCTCGCTGAGAACGCCGCTGCGAATCGAGAGGCCCTCGAGACGGAGCGAGCGGGCGGTGGAGATGCTCGAGGCATTCCGGACGAACCTGACGGCACTCGCCGGGATCTCCGTTCTGGTCGGGATGTTCCTGGTGCACAACACCGTGCTGCTCTCTTATCTGAGGCGACGGCGAACCGTTGCGATGCTGCGGACTCTCGGGGTGTCTCGCTCTCAGATCGCGACCGTGTTCGTTCTCGAGGGGGTGCTGCTCGGGGTGCTCGGCTCGTTGCTGGGGATCGCGCTCGGTGTCCTGATGGCCCGGTCGATTCTCTCCGCGGTGTCCGGGACGATCAATGCGCTCTATCTTCCGACGAATCCTTCCAGCGTGAATCTCACGCCGGAGCTCGTTCTGTCGGCGTTCGCGATCGGCGTTGCGGTGTCATTACTCTCATCGCTTCAGCCGGCCCTCGAAGCGTCCCGGTCGAGTCCTCTGCAGCACCGGTTGAATGCAATGGTGGGAAGGGTTTCGACGGGAAGGATCTGGCTGTTTGCCGGAGCCGCGGTCGCGACCGCGATTGTGGCCTGGCTGTTGTCGCTCGTGCCACCGATCGACGGCCGGCCGCTCGGAGGATACGGCTCGGTTCTCGCGATCGTCGTCACAATGGTTCTCGGCACGCCGGCCGTGCTCTATTTGTCGGCGAGGTTCCTGCGGCCGGTTCTCAACCGGCTGTGGGGGGTGGTCGGGGCGATCAGTGCCGGGAGCGCGATCGCCTCGCTGAGAAGGATCGCCGTTGCGACCGCTGCGCTCGCGACGGCCGTCGCCATGGTCATCGCTGTTGCCCTGATGGTCGGAAGCTTTCGATCGACGGTCGAGATCTGGATGGGGCAGACGCTTCAGTCGGATCTCTGGATCCGGCCTGCCCGCGATCTCTCGAACGCAGCGGCCGCCACGTTCCCCGCCGCGATCGCGTCGGACATCGAGAAGATCGGGCTGATCGCAGCGTTCGACAGGATTCGGGGGAGGGAGCTCATCTGGAACGACCTGCCGATCTACGTCGGCGGTTCCGATTTCGATGTCGCCTCGCAATACGGTCAGCTGCCGATGCTCGACGGCGTACCGAGGTCGGTTGCTCTGCGCGAAGCTGTCGACAGCAATGGCGTCGTGATCTCGGAATCGCTGGCGCGACGGCACCGGCTCGATCGTGGCAGCGAGATCGAGCTGCCGGTGAGGGATGGATTGCGGCGCTTTCCCGTGACGGGCGTCTACCGCGACTATTCGACCGACCGAGGCGTCGTCGTCATGGATCGACGGCTGTACGAGAGACTCTACTCGGATGATGGGATCAGCACCATTGCCGTTTACCTTCGCGACGGCGTCGATCCGGAGGAGGCGGGGGTTGAAATCCAGCGGGAGCTTTCGGAATGGAACGCCTTCGTCTTCACGAACCGGACGATCCGGCTGGAAGTAATGAAGATCTTCGACGAAACGTTCCGGGTCACCTGGGTTCTTCTGGCGATTGCGGTGGCGGTCGCGGTTCTCGGAACCTTCAATACTCTCGGGGCGATCATTCTCGAACGAAAACGGGAAATTGCTCTGCTGCGCGTCGCCGGGCTGACCCGGCGGCAGATCCGTACGATGATCGTCCTCGAGTCGGTGCCGATCGGACTGACCGCCATCGTCATCGGTGCGGCGGCCGGGTGGGTGATCGCTCTGGTACTCGTTTACGTCATCAACGTCCAGTCGTTTGGGTGGACGATCGACTTCAGTCCTCCCTGGAACACGATCGTTTTCACCGCGCTCATCGTTGCTGCCTCGGTGCTCGCTTCGGGGATGTTCGCCGCGAAGCTGGTCGACACGATCGATCCGGCGAGAGAGGTGCGTGCCGAATGA
- a CDS encoding ABC transporter ATP-binding protein codes for MRISFKGVSHDYPGASDRATVHALRDLDLEVADGTFLTIMGPSGSGKSTLLHLAGAMDTPTSGTVLHDELELTAMTESELTLHRRRNVGFIFQFFNLVPTLSVRENLELPLQLNGIRDPELVSELLDRAGVSNRAGHLPAELSGGEMQRLAVLRAVVHRPRLIVADEPTGNLDRKTGQSILDLISEIHRDDAPTIVMATHAEEAAERGTVCIEMVDGVVVSG; via the coding sequence ATGAGGATCTCCTTCAAAGGTGTATCTCACGATTATCCCGGCGCGAGCGACCGGGCGACGGTTCATGCGCTGCGCGATCTCGATCTCGAGGTGGCCGACGGCACGTTCCTCACGATCATGGGGCCCTCGGGAAGCGGCAAGTCGACTCTTCTGCATCTGGCGGGAGCGATGGACACGCCCACCAGCGGCACCGTGCTCCACGACGAGCTCGAGCTGACGGCGATGACCGAGAGCGAGCTGACTCTTCATCGGCGTCGAAACGTCGGGTTCATCTTTCAGTTCTTCAACCTCGTGCCGACCCTCAGCGTTCGGGAGAATCTCGAGCTGCCCCTGCAGCTCAACGGGATCCGGGACCCGGAGCTCGTCAGCGAACTGCTCGATCGCGCGGGCGTTTCGAATCGAGCCGGACATCTCCCCGCGGAGCTCAGCGGCGGAGAGATGCAGAGGCTGGCGGTCCTGCGGGCGGTGGTTCACCGGCCCCGGCTTATCGTCGCCGACGAACCCACCGGAAATCTCGATCGTAAGACCGGTCAGTCGATTCTCGATCTGATCTCGGAGATTCATCGTGACGATGCCCCGACGATCGTGATGGCAACTCACGCCGAGGAGGCGGCCGAGCGCGGAACCGTATGTATCGAGATGGTGGATGGAGTGGTGGTGTCCGGGTGA